From the Actinomycetota bacterium genome, one window contains:
- a CDS encoding dihydroorotate dehydrogenase — protein sequence MKPDLSIDLAGIKMKNPVMNASGPFGCGWEYAQFIDLSKLGAIVVKSITLKEQRGNPPPRMCETASGILNSIGLQNKGVDRFVQEDLPYLRNYNVPIIVNVAGSTIDEYVAVCDRLNQVHGISGIELNISCPNVKKGGAIFGSSSRSASKVVTEVRRVTNLPLIVKLTPNVTDIVKIARSVEIAGADGVSLINTLLGMCIDVETFRPELASIIGGLSGPAIKPIAIRMVWQVAQAIDIPIIGMGGIASVKDAIEFFLAGATAIAIGTANLINPQITIEIIRGLEKFLEEKGFEAIWEIVGKVRID from the coding sequence ATGAAACCAGATTTGAGTATAGATTTAGCTGGAATTAAAATGAAGAATCCGGTGATGAACGCTTCGGGACCCTTTGGTTGCGGCTGGGAGTATGCCCAGTTCATAGACTTAAGTAAGCTGGGGGCGATTGTGGTTAAAAGTATTACTCTGAAGGAACAAAGGGGTAATCCACCTCCCCGAATGTGCGAAACCGCCTCTGGTATTCTTAACTCCATAGGACTTCAAAATAAGGGTGTCGATCGCTTCGTTCAAGAGGATTTGCCATATCTTAGAAATTATAATGTTCCAATTATCGTCAATGTTGCAGGGAGCACCATCGATGAGTACGTCGCCGTCTGCGATAGGCTAAATCAGGTGCATGGGATCTCCGGAATCGAGCTCAATATCTCCTGCCCCAACGTGAAAAAGGGTGGAGCAATCTTCGGTTCCAGTTCAAGATCAGCATCGAAGGTTGTCACCGAGGTAAGGAGGGTGACCAATTTACCCCTCATCGTCAAGCTCACCCCAAATGTCACCGACATCGTCAAGATAGCCAGGTCTGTCGAGATTGCAGGAGCTGATGGTGTATCACTGATCAATACCCTCTTGGGAATGTGTATAGATGTGGAAACTTTCCGTCCGGAATTGGCGAGCATTATTGGAGGTCTTTCCGGTCCGGCTATAAAACCCATAGCCATAAGGATGGTTTGGCAAGTTGCCCAGGCCATCGATATTCCCATCATAGGTATGGGCGGAATTGCGAGTGTGAAGGATGCAATCGAGTTTTTTCTGGCGGGAGCAACGGCGATCGCCATTGGAACGGCCAATTTAATCAATCCTCAGATAACCATCGAAATCATCAGGGGGTTGGAAAAGTTCTTAGAAGAAAAAGGGTTTGAAGCCATTTGGGAGATTGTGGGGAAAGTAAGGATAGATTAG
- a CDS encoding dihydroorotate dehydrogenase electron transfer subunit, whose amino-acid sequence MFQVKAHVLLKEQIAPGIYTLRFFCREIASRAKPGQFIHVKCGENRNFILRRPFSIHRILGPDTFEILFKVVGKGTSCLAQLHPHEILDIIGPMGSGFTIDDGLKSTILVAGGMGIAPLVSLIEEIDLQRIRLYILQGAATRERLLYFMYLKRIARKIFLATEDGSIGHKGLVTDLLHVAIKECKPDCIYACGPEEMLKEVAEISSEFEIPAQVSMERRMGCGIGACLSCVCDTRDGYKRVCIDGPVFDATEIVW is encoded by the coding sequence ATGTTCCAAGTGAAAGCGCACGTTCTTTTAAAGGAACAAATAGCACCGGGGATTTATACCTTAAGATTTTTTTGTCGCGAAATTGCTTCCAGAGCCAAACCTGGACAATTTATCCACGTTAAATGCGGAGAGAATAGAAATTTCATTCTTCGCCGTCCCTTCAGCATCCATCGAATTCTGGGTCCGGATACCTTCGAGATACTCTTCAAGGTTGTGGGCAAGGGGACCTCCTGCCTGGCTCAACTTCACCCTCATGAGATTCTGGACATCATCGGTCCCATGGGAAGTGGCTTTACCATCGATGATGGTCTCAAAAGCACCATACTTGTCGCCGGAGGAATGGGGATTGCCCCCTTGGTGTCTCTGATAGAAGAAATCGATTTACAAAGGATTAGGCTCTATATCCTCCAGGGAGCGGCAACTAGAGAGAGATTACTCTATTTCATGTATTTAAAGAGGATAGCCAGAAAAATCTTTCTGGCTACGGAGGATGGAAGCATTGGCCACAAGGGTCTTGTCACGGATCTTCTACATGTGGCAATCAAAGAGTGTAAGCCCGATTGCATCTATGCTTGTGGTCCTGAAGAAATGCTAAAGGAAGTCGCCGAAATTTCCTCGGAATTTGAAATTCCCGCCCAAGTTTCCATGGAAAGGCGCATGGGGTGTGGAATTGGTGCCTGTCTTTCCTGTGTTTGCGATACGAGGGATGGTTACAAGAGAGTTTGTATCGATGGTCCGGTCTTTGATGCAACTGAGATCGTGTGGTAG
- the carB gene encoding carbamoyl-phosphate synthase large subunit — translation MPRRTDIKKILIIGSGPIIIGQACEFDYSGTQACKVLKQDGFKVILVNSNPATIMTDPEFADRTYIEPITPEVVEKIIEKEKPDALLPTLGGQTGLNTAVALAESGVLHRFGVELIGAKLEVIKKAEDRSLFKKAMSRIGLDLPRSGFAYSLSEALRIVEDIGFPIVIRPSFTLSGTGGGIAYNLEEFRNIVSTGLMLSPINEVLIEESVIGWKEYELEVMRDLKDNVVIVCPIENFDPMGIHTGDSITVAPAQTLTDKEYQQLRDAAIAIMREIGVETGGSNIQFAVHPETGRLVVIEMNPRVSRSSALASKATGFPIAKIAAKLAVGYTLDEIPNDITKETPACFEPTIDYVVVKIPRWTFEKFPEADARLTTKMKSVGEAMSIGRTFKEALQKAIRSLEIDRYGLGADGREEIIEEQVHQKLAVPTQDRIFYIKYALSMGMSVEEVYELTKIDPWFLYQIQEIVLVEQEISKYNLKTLPKELLKQAKRHGFSDVQIAYLTGSTEEAVREKRKDSGITPTFKLVDTCAAEFEAYTPYYYSTYEVESEIRPSTKPKIAIFGSGPNRIGQGIEFDYCCVHAAFALKEEGFETIMINCNPETVSTDYDTSDRLYFEPLTLEDALNIVGAEKPKGVILQFGGQTPLKLAVPLEKAGVKILGTSPDSIDLAEDRKRFGALLRKLGINQPPHGTATSFKEALKVARGIGYPLLVRPSYVLGGRAMEIVYSEEMLDGYIASAVKASPEHPILLDKFLEDAVEIDVDAVSDGETIFIGGIMEHIEEAGIHSGDSACVIPPLSITDHQIEEIKECTRTLARVLNVVGLINIQYAIKDGTLYVLEVNPRASRTVPYVSKATGIPLAKLAARAMVGRTLKELGYEERHELKHIAIKEVVLPFGRFPEVDTVLGPEMKSTGEVMGIDQGFGQAFAKAQMGAGVPLPTKGTIFISVRNRDKKAIVHIAKKLAELGFEIVSTKGTAEVLTQSGVKVKEVLKVREGRPNVVDLIKNGEIDLVINTPWGKGPRTDGYYIRTTTSAYGIPCITTIAGASAAIKGIEAMIVGDIAVKAIQDYHIEEFLLETKTESASAVEEKKCSK, via the coding sequence ATGCCTCGAAGAACGGATATTAAAAAAATCTTGATAATTGGCTCGGGACCCATCATCATTGGACAGGCTTGCGAATTTGATTATTCGGGGACCCAGGCTTGTAAGGTTTTAAAGCAGGATGGATTCAAAGTCATCCTGGTCAATTCCAATCCGGCAACCATCATGACCGACCCCGAGTTCGCCGATAGAACCTACATTGAGCCCATAACACCGGAGGTCGTAGAAAAGATAATTGAAAAGGAAAAACCCGATGCTTTGCTACCAACGTTGGGTGGTCAAACGGGACTTAATACCGCCGTTGCTCTCGCTGAAAGTGGCGTGCTTCATCGATTTGGAGTTGAGCTCATTGGAGCGAAACTCGAGGTAATTAAAAAGGCTGAGGATAGAAGCTTGTTCAAAAAGGCAATGAGTAGAATTGGACTGGACCTACCCCGCAGCGGTTTTGCCTATAGCTTAAGTGAAGCTTTAAGAATTGTGGAGGATATCGGTTTTCCCATAGTCATTCGACCCAGTTTCACTCTGAGTGGGACCGGTGGAGGCATCGCTTATAATCTGGAGGAGTTTAGAAATATTGTTTCTACGGGTCTCATGCTCAGCCCCATAAATGAAGTTTTAATCGAGGAGTCGGTGATCGGTTGGAAGGAATACGAGCTAGAGGTGATGAGAGATCTCAAGGACAACGTGGTCATCGTCTGTCCCATCGAGAATTTTGATCCCATGGGGATCCACACCGGAGATAGCATCACCGTTGCTCCTGCTCAAACCCTGACCGATAAGGAATATCAGCAACTTCGAGACGCTGCCATCGCCATCATGAGGGAGATAGGGGTGGAAACCGGTGGATCCAACATCCAGTTTGCTGTTCATCCCGAAACAGGGCGTCTGGTGGTCATTGAAATGAATCCCAGGGTTTCTCGAAGTTCAGCCCTTGCTTCCAAGGCTACCGGTTTTCCCATCGCCAAAATCGCTGCTAAGCTTGCTGTGGGATACACTCTGGATGAAATTCCAAATGATATCACCAAGGAGACTCCGGCTTGCTTTGAACCGACCATAGACTATGTGGTGGTAAAGATCCCAAGATGGACTTTTGAGAAATTTCCCGAAGCCGATGCACGCCTCACCACGAAGATGAAATCCGTGGGAGAAGCGATGTCCATCGGGCGAACCTTCAAAGAAGCACTTCAGAAGGCCATTAGATCTCTGGAAATCGATAGATATGGTTTGGGGGCTGACGGGCGCGAGGAGATTATCGAGGAGCAAGTCCATCAAAAATTAGCCGTTCCCACTCAAGATCGAATCTTTTACATTAAATATGCTCTATCCATGGGAATGTCCGTTGAAGAGGTCTATGAGCTGACCAAAATCGATCCCTGGTTCCTGTACCAAATTCAAGAAATTGTCCTAGTGGAGCAAGAAATCTCGAAGTATAATTTGAAAACCCTTCCCAAGGAGCTTCTTAAACAAGCAAAAAGGCATGGTTTTTCAGATGTTCAAATTGCTTACCTTACGGGGTCGACCGAGGAGGCAGTTCGCGAGAAAAGAAAAGATTCTGGAATTACTCCCACTTTTAAGCTCGTTGATACCTGTGCAGCTGAGTTTGAGGCGTACACACCATACTATTACTCTACATATGAGGTTGAGAGTGAGATTAGACCATCAACTAAGCCAAAGATAGCCATTTTCGGAAGCGGTCCCAATCGCATTGGTCAGGGAATAGAATTTGATTATTGTTGCGTCCATGCCGCTTTTGCTCTCAAGGAAGAAGGTTTTGAGACCATCATGATCAACTGCAATCCAGAGACGGTTTCCACAGACTATGATACCTCCGATAGACTCTATTTTGAGCCTCTTACCTTGGAGGATGCTTTGAACATCGTTGGAGCAGAGAAACCCAAAGGGGTCATCCTTCAATTTGGTGGACAAACGCCTCTAAAACTGGCTGTTCCTCTGGAGAAAGCTGGAGTCAAAATCCTAGGTACTTCACCTGATAGCATCGATCTCGCCGAGGATAGAAAGAGATTCGGAGCATTGTTGAGGAAGTTAGGGATAAACCAACCACCTCATGGCACGGCAACCTCTTTTAAAGAAGCGTTAAAGGTCGCCCGAGGAATAGGATATCCTTTACTGGTTCGCCCATCTTACGTCCTTGGTGGTCGGGCCATGGAAATTGTCTACTCAGAGGAAATGCTCGATGGTTATATCGCCTCGGCGGTCAAGGCTTCGCCGGAACACCCCATTTTGCTCGATAAATTTCTTGAGGATGCGGTAGAGATCGATGTCGACGCGGTGTCCGATGGAGAAACCATATTCATAGGGGGAATCATGGAGCACATAGAGGAAGCTGGAATCCACTCGGGGGATAGTGCCTGCGTGATACCCCCACTTTCTATAACTGATCATCAAATTGAGGAGATTAAGGAGTGTACCCGCACTCTGGCCAGAGTTTTAAATGTTGTGGGACTGATCAACATCCAGTACGCCATAAAGGATGGAACTCTCTATGTGCTTGAAGTTAATCCTCGAGCTTCTAGAACGGTGCCATACGTGAGTAAGGCAACGGGCATACCTCTGGCTAAACTTGCAGCTCGAGCCATGGTTGGGAGAACTCTCAAAGAGTTAGGCTACGAAGAACGCCATGAATTAAAGCACATTGCCATTAAGGAAGTTGTCCTTCCCTTTGGAAGATTCCCAGAGGTGGACACGGTCTTGGGACCAGAGATGAAATCCACTGGCGAAGTTATGGGAATAGATCAAGGCTTCGGGCAGGCTTTCGCTAAAGCTCAGATGGGTGCAGGCGTGCCTCTACCAACAAAGGGCACTATCTTTATAAGCGTTCGCAATAGAGATAAAAAAGCCATAGTTCACATCGCCAAGAAACTCGCGGAATTGGGTTTTGAGATCGTCTCCACCAAGGGGACAGCGGAGGTGCTCACCCAGAGTGGTGTTAAGGTCAAAGAAGTTTTGAAGGTTCGGGAGGGTCGCCCCAATGTGGTAGATCTGATAAAGAACGGGGAGATCGACCTAGTGATCAATACCCCTTGGGGCAAAGGTCCTCGAACGGATGGATATTATATTCGAACCACTACATCAGCCTATGGTATTCCATGCATCACCACCATTGCAGGAGCTTCTGCAGCTATCAAGGGGATTGAGGCCATGATAGTTGGCGACATCGCCGTTAAAGCCATTCAAGATTATCACATTGAAGAATTTCTCCTAGAAACCAAGACCGAATCAGCTTCGGCTGTGGAGGAAAAGAAATGTTCCAAGTGA
- the carA gene encoding glutamine-hydrolyzing carbamoyl-phosphate synthase small subunit, giving the protein MRERAILALEDGTTYEGTAFGAIGEAVGEVVFNTSMTGYQEVLTDPSYAGQIVTMTYPHIGNYGVNSEDYESRGPFVEGFVVREYSRIYSNWRAEDSLENFLNSYGIVGIQDIDTRALTKHIRSEGAMKGVLSSVDLDTQSLVEKAKASPGLIGRDLVKNVTTDKPHIWWETKRVKHFHVVAFDFGIKRSILRSLETVGCKITVVPASTKAEEVLALNPDGILLSNGPGDPAGVPYAIETTGKLLGKKPIFGICLGHQILALALGGRTYKLKFGHRGGNQPVKNLLTGGVEITAQNHGFAVDQNSLKVSEREWRVGKTIPIGGWKGETEFGSIEITHINLNDGTVEGLQCLDIPAYSVQYHPEASPGPHDSRYLFEQFVKLMEEENIG; this is encoded by the coding sequence ATGAGGGAAAGGGCGATATTGGCATTGGAAGATGGAACCACATATGAGGGAACAGCTTTTGGGGCAATTGGTGAGGCAGTAGGAGAGGTCGTCTTTAACACCAGTATGACTGGGTATCAAGAGGTGTTGACCGACCCCTCCTATGCGGGTCAAATAGTAACAATGACCTACCCTCATATCGGCAATTACGGGGTAAATTCCGAGGATTACGAGTCTCGAGGGCCCTTTGTGGAGGGATTTGTGGTCAGAGAATACTCCAGAATCTATAGTAACTGGAGGGCTGAGGATTCCCTGGAAAATTTCCTTAATTCTTACGGCATTGTGGGGATTCAGGATATCGATACCAGAGCTTTAACCAAGCACATTCGAAGCGAGGGAGCCATGAAAGGCGTTCTTTCATCAGTTGATCTGGACACCCAGAGCCTAGTGGAGAAAGCCAAGGCATCTCCAGGACTTATAGGCAGAGACTTGGTTAAAAACGTTACCACTGATAAACCCCATATATGGTGGGAAACGAAGAGAGTTAAGCACTTTCATGTCGTCGCCTTTGATTTTGGCATAAAACGCAGTATCTTAAGATCTCTTGAAACGGTAGGGTGCAAGATAACCGTTGTGCCCGCCAGCACCAAGGCCGAAGAGGTGTTAGCCTTAAATCCCGATGGAATTTTGCTATCCAATGGTCCGGGAGATCCCGCGGGTGTGCCTTACGCCATTGAAACTACAGGAAAACTCCTAGGCAAAAAACCCATCTTTGGAATTTGTTTGGGGCATCAGATACTTGCCTTAGCTTTAGGGGGCAGGACTTATAAGCTTAAGTTCGGTCATAGAGGCGGAAATCAGCCAGTTAAAAATCTGCTGACAGGAGGCGTTGAAATAACGGCCCAAAACCATGGCTTTGCCGTGGATCAAAATTCTCTTAAGGTTAGCGAGAGGGAATGGCGTGTGGGAAAGACGATCCCAATTGGTGGGTGGAAAGGAGAAACCGAGTTTGGGAGCATCGAGATCACCCACATTAATTTGAATGATGGGACTGTGGAAGGCTTGCAATGTCTGGATATTCCCGCCTACTCTGTGCAGTATCATCCAGAGGCTTCACCGGGTCCCCATGATTCCAGGTACTTATTCGAGCAGTTTGTGAAGTTAATGGAGGAAGAGAACATAGGTTAG
- a CDS encoding dihydroorotase — translation MSKVLIRGGRVIDPANEVDATLDILVKNGKIMSIAENLAAEDAETIEARDMIVTPGLIDMHVHLREPGREDEETIRTGTRAAIKGGFTSVACMPNTNPVADTASVIEMILEKSREEGMASIFPVAAITKGLKGKELAEMGELVKAGAVAFSDDGESVMNAEVMRRAFEYSRMFNIPLIAHSEDKNLSFHGQMNEGFYSTLLGLKGIPAAAEEVMVARDIILAGVTGGRLHIAHVSTEGTVALIRMAKKAGIRVTCDVTPHHLVLTDKALMNFDTNFKVNPPLRSQRDVQALLKGLSDGTIDAIASDHAPHALHEKEREFDHAPFGIVGLETTLPLMLTKVVETGVLDLPRLIAKLAINPANTLGIHKGSLSIGSDADITIFDHKSKLKVDIDKFESKSKNSPFHGWELNGIVKYVLVAGEIVIREGNIVKGYGIESRVEH, via the coding sequence GAAAGATAATGAGCATTGCGGAGAATTTAGCGGCAGAGGATGCTGAAACTATTGAGGCCAGGGATATGATTGTAACACCTGGTCTCATAGATATGCATGTCCACCTACGTGAACCCGGTAGAGAGGATGAGGAAACCATAAGAACTGGCACCCGAGCCGCTATTAAAGGTGGTTTCACCTCCGTTGCTTGCATGCCAAACACAAATCCAGTTGCCGATACAGCATCTGTGATCGAGATGATACTGGAGAAATCCAGAGAAGAGGGAATGGCCAGTATCTTTCCAGTCGCTGCCATCACCAAGGGTTTAAAGGGTAAAGAACTCGCTGAGATGGGCGAGTTGGTTAAAGCAGGTGCGGTGGCTTTCTCGGATGACGGAGAGTCGGTGATGAATGCCGAGGTGATGAGGAGAGCCTTTGAATATTCACGAATGTTTAACATCCCACTGATTGCTCATTCGGAAGACAAAAATCTTTCTTTCCATGGTCAGATGAATGAAGGTTTTTATTCCACACTGCTTGGATTGAAAGGCATCCCAGCGGCTGCTGAAGAGGTCATGGTCGCTCGAGATATTATTCTAGCTGGGGTAACTGGGGGAAGACTTCATATAGCCCATGTTAGTACGGAGGGGACCGTAGCTTTAATCCGCATGGCTAAAAAGGCGGGAATTCGGGTGACTTGCGATGTTACTCCTCATCATTTGGTACTCACTGACAAGGCTTTAATGAATTTCGACACTAATTTTAAGGTGAATCCCCCGCTCAGATCCCAGCGAGATGTGCAGGCACTTTTGAAGGGACTTTCCGATGGGACAATTGATGCCATTGCCAGCGATCACGCTCCACATGCGCTGCATGAAAAGGAGAGGGAGTTTGACCACGCTCCATTTGGAATTGTGGGGCTTGAAACGACCCTTCCCTTGATGCTCACCAAGGTCGTGGAAACTGGCGTGCTTGATTTGCCGCGGTTGATCGCAAAGTTAGCGATAAATCCCGCAAATACTCTAGGAATTCACAAGGGAAGTTTATCCATAGGAAGTGATGCTGATATCACCATATTTGATCACAAATCTAAACTTAAGGTTGATATCGACAAATTTGAATCCAAGAGCAAAAATTCCCCCTTCCACGGTTGGGAATTGAATGGTATTGTGAAATATGTTTTAGTGGCGGGGGAGATAGTTATAAGGGAAGGTAATATCGTCAAAGGTTACGGAATAGAGTCGAGGGTCGAGCATTGA